Proteins from a single region of Paenibacillus sp. BIHB 4019:
- a CDS encoding NAD(P)H-binding protein — protein sequence MNIIIFGANGKTGRELIAQGLKQGHSITAFVRDSAQLNIVDKNLKVVKGEVTDYGQINKAVKANNYDAAFSVLGAKGMFKRDLLLMDAMKNIIKALEENGVDKLIHVSFIGVRKDAGKLGFLYKFIIPHFMKNLLLDHSEKDALLKKSSLNWTLVQPPVLTADAFTGRYMHEVEIHKNKSHKLKLSRANLANFMLKSLNNQTYDRKEVFITE from the coding sequence ATGAATATTATTATTTTTGGAGCAAACGGAAAAACGGGCCGTGAATTGATCGCTCAAGGATTGAAGCAAGGACATTCGATAACCGCTTTCGTCCGTGATTCGGCCCAGCTTAATATCGTTGATAAAAATTTAAAGGTTGTAAAAGGAGAGGTAACCGATTATGGGCAAATAAACAAAGCGGTAAAAGCAAATAATTATGATGCAGCCTTCTCTGTGCTTGGCGCAAAAGGCATGTTCAAAAGAGATTTGCTTCTTATGGATGCGATGAAAAACATCATTAAAGCGCTAGAGGAAAACGGTGTGGATAAGCTTATTCACGTATCATTTATCGGCGTTAGAAAAGACGCGGGGAAGCTGGGATTTCTATATAAATTCATTATCCCTCATTTCATGAAAAATCTGCTGCTTGATCATAGTGAAAAAGATGCGTTGCTCAAAAAAAGCAGTTTAAACTGGACGCTGGTGCAGCCGCCTGTTTTGACTGCCGATGCCTTCACAGGCCGCTATATGCATGAAGTAGAAATTCATAAAAACAAATCACACAAATTGAAGCTTTCCCGGGCTAACTTGGCGAATTTTATGTTAAAGAGCTTAAATAATCAAACTTATGATCGAAAAGAAGTGTTCATCACGGAATAA
- a CDS encoding winged helix-turn-helix domain-containing protein — protein MDNQQRLKHLAKEFSACQNALSAIGDETRQSIIIAILESANEQGGVRVGEITKKTNLSRPAVSHHIKVLKDAHIIGVTRVGTMNYYYLEPTKSVVFKLKNLFANIETIMNDYWDHTLSHKKEE, from the coding sequence ATGGACAATCAACAACGTTTAAAACATCTGGCCAAGGAATTTAGCGCATGTCAAAATGCTTTAAGCGCCATTGGCGATGAGACCCGACAATCCATTATTATAGCGATACTGGAAAGCGCCAATGAACAAGGCGGTGTTAGGGTCGGTGAAATTACAAAAAAGACCAATTTATCACGGCCTGCCGTCTCCCATCATATTAAAGTGCTGAAGGATGCCCATATTATTGGTGTTACTCGTGTGGGCACTATGAACTATTATTATTTAGAGCCGACAAAAAGCGTCGTTTTTAAACTCAAAAATCTATTCGCCAATATTGAAACCATAATGAATGATTATTGGGACCATACGTTAAGCCATAAGAAAGAAGAGTAA